A portion of the Chryseobacterium tructae genome contains these proteins:
- a CDS encoding BCCT family transporter, with amino-acid sequence MMNFQNIRSTFNKGVTIPSLIFIIGTCFLSAVYPKPTENILNEIKQFIFINLNWVYVWSVTLFVIFLVYLLFSKYANIKLGANDSKPEYSFFSWISMLFAAGMGIGLIYFSVAEPMQHYSSEVFADNHYVSRAKQAQLYTFFHWGIHAWAIYGVVGLSLSYFAYRYRLPLSLRSCFYPLLKNRINGKWGNAIDVFALCCTFFGITTTLGFGVVQISSGLNILHITPENSFKYQIIIVVTLVSLSVISAISGVGKGVKILSNINVISVIGLLLFVLILGPTVYLIGSFTEGLGNYINNFFNLTFNTHVYEKNALPWFYDWTILYWAWWISWSPYVGLFIARISKGRTIKEFILAVLILPTLFNFIWMSVFGNSAIWFDLNIANGQLSQYASDPDALMFRFLDYLPLSEFTGFFVILIILIFFVTSADSGIFVMNSIATKNASKSPKWQIVFWGVLLAVLSLLLLNVGGLKALQSMTLITALPFSIVVILFIVSLMKGLTIDQKYYDRNFSVSTVPWSGEFWKERLKNIVSFKDNASVDQFIKVKAKEAFTDLQQEFASNGIEAKINHHDNPVRIEIEIHQGVVNNFVYGIENQIKTVSEYIINEENLPDLDDNKTHYPKSYFGDGREGYDVQYFTKNELISDVLKHYERFLEIISEERNEMFISSNANQNKA; translated from the coding sequence ATGATGAATTTTCAAAATATTAGATCTACTTTTAACAAAGGGGTCACTATTCCGAGTTTGATATTTATTATAGGTACCTGTTTTCTTTCAGCAGTTTACCCAAAGCCTACTGAAAACATCCTAAATGAGATTAAACAATTTATATTTATTAACTTGAATTGGGTATATGTATGGTCTGTGACACTATTTGTTATTTTCCTTGTATACCTGCTTTTCAGTAAATATGCCAACATTAAGCTAGGAGCTAACGACAGTAAGCCTGAATACTCTTTTTTCTCGTGGATTTCCATGCTGTTTGCTGCAGGAATGGGAATTGGGCTGATTTATTTCAGTGTGGCAGAACCTATGCAACATTATTCTTCAGAAGTTTTTGCAGATAATCATTATGTAAGTCGTGCTAAACAAGCACAGCTTTACACTTTTTTCCATTGGGGAATTCATGCGTGGGCAATTTATGGAGTAGTAGGACTTTCCTTATCTTATTTTGCGTATCGTTACAGGCTGCCATTATCATTAAGAAGCTGTTTTTATCCTTTATTAAAAAATAGAATTAACGGGAAGTGGGGAAATGCTATTGATGTTTTTGCATTATGCTGTACATTTTTCGGAATCACAACAACCTTAGGATTTGGAGTGGTACAGATCAGTTCGGGTTTGAATATTCTTCATATTACCCCTGAGAATAGTTTTAAGTATCAGATCATTATTGTAGTTACCCTTGTTTCTCTTTCCGTTATATCGGCAATTTCCGGTGTAGGAAAGGGAGTGAAAATCTTAAGTAATATCAATGTCATCAGCGTGATCGGACTCTTACTTTTTGTATTAATATTGGGACCTACAGTATATCTGATTGGAAGTTTTACAGAAGGATTGGGAAACTATATTAATAATTTTTTCAATCTTACTTTCAATACCCATGTATACGAGAAAAATGCATTGCCATGGTTTTATGATTGGACAATTTTGTATTGGGCATGGTGGATCTCATGGTCGCCTTATGTAGGATTATTTATTGCAAGAATTTCAAAAGGAAGAACCATAAAAGAATTTATTCTTGCCGTTTTAATCCTTCCTACATTATTCAACTTCATCTGGATGTCCGTATTTGGAAACAGTGCCATTTGGTTTGATCTAAACATTGCTAATGGACAATTAAGTCAGTATGCAAGTGATCCGGATGCATTAATGTTTCGTTTTCTGGATTATTTGCCTTTATCAGAATTTACAGGATTCTTTGTTATTTTGATCATTCTGATCTTTTTTGTGACATCAGCAGATTCAGGTATATTCGTAATGAATAGCATAGCCACTAAAAATGCAAGTAAGTCTCCCAAATGGCAAATTGTATTCTGGGGAGTACTCTTAGCAGTTCTTTCTCTATTATTGCTAAATGTAGGTGGTTTAAAAGCACTTCAAAGTATGACCTTAATTACAGCATTACCGTTTTCGATTGTGGTAATTTTATTTATAGTGAGTTTGATGAAAGGACTTACTATTGATCAGAAATATTATGACAGAAACTTTTCAGTATCTACAGTACCATGGTCTGGTGAATTCTGGAAAGAACGGTTAAAAAATATAGTTTCCTTTAAAGATAATGCATCCGTAGACCAATTTATTAAGGTGAAAGCAAAAGAAGCCTTTACAGATCTACAGCAGGAATTTGCATCCAATGGAATTGAAGCCAAAATAAACCATCATGATAATCCCGTCAGAATAGAAATAGAAATTCATCAGGGAGTAGTGAATAACTTTGTGTATGGAATCGAAAACCAGATAAAAACTGTTTCGGAATATATCATCAATGAAGAAAATCTTCCAGATCTGGATGATAATAAAACGCACTACCCAAAATCTTATTTTGGCGATGGAAGAGAAGGGTATGATGTACAGTATTTTACCAAAAATGAATTGATTTCCGATGTCCTGAAACATTACGAACGATTTTTAGAAATTATTTCAGAAGAACGAAATGAAATGTTTATCAGTAGCAATGCCAATCAGAATAAAGCCTAA
- the hutG gene encoding formimidoylglutamase, which translates to MFQNIWQGRLDGEELLFHRLFQRVKEEQNYDNILTNEFVLHGFAVDEGVRRNKGRQGAKDAPNVIRKNMSNFPVILPNFSMLDFGNVTCDDGHLENAQNNLAKNVSKVLLKGGKSLVLGGGHEVTYAHYLGIKTAFPEQKIGIINIDAHFDNRQPEEGVGPSSGTGFWQIAQEAPINSLHIGIQRNSNTLKLFDTAHQYGMKYILSDELFFENLASIYQRIDDLLENVDFAYLTICMDVFNASIAPGVSASAYNGIFADATFMHFYRHILKNEKLVALDVAEVNPSFDIQDRTARLAACLVNEWLMI; encoded by the coding sequence ATGTTTCAAAATATTTGGCAGGGTAGATTGGACGGGGAAGAGCTTCTTTTCCATAGACTATTTCAGAGAGTAAAGGAAGAACAGAATTACGACAATATTTTAACGAATGAGTTCGTTTTACACGGTTTTGCCGTAGATGAAGGAGTCAGGAGGAATAAGGGCCGTCAGGGAGCTAAAGATGCCCCCAATGTGATCAGAAAGAATATGTCTAATTTTCCGGTGATTCTTCCCAATTTCTCTATGCTGGATTTTGGAAATGTTACCTGTGATGATGGTCATTTGGAAAACGCCCAGAATAATCTTGCCAAAAATGTCTCAAAAGTTCTTTTAAAAGGAGGAAAATCCCTTGTTTTGGGAGGTGGACATGAAGTAACCTATGCTCATTATCTAGGCATCAAAACAGCTTTTCCGGAACAAAAAATTGGAATCATCAATATAGATGCCCACTTTGATAACAGACAGCCGGAAGAAGGAGTAGGGCCAAGTTCAGGAACAGGGTTCTGGCAAATTGCTCAGGAAGCTCCTATCAATTCGCTTCACATCGGAATTCAAAGAAATTCCAATACCTTAAAATTATTTGACACTGCCCATCAATACGGAATGAAGTATATCCTTTCAGATGAACTATTTTTTGAAAACCTTGCTTCTATCTATCAACGTATTGATGACCTACTGGAGAATGTAGACTTTGCCTATCTCACTATTTGTATGGATGTTTTTAATGCATCTATTGCTCCGGGGGTTTCAGCTTCAGCATATAATGGTATCTTTGCAGATGCAACCTTTATGCATTTTTACAGGCATATCTTAAAAAACGAAAAACTGGTTGCACTGGATGTAGCAGAAGTTAATCCGTCTTTCGATATTCAGGATAGGACGGCAAGGCTTGCAGCTTGTCTGGTGAATGAATGGCTAATGATTTAA
- a CDS encoding aldehyde dehydrogenase family protein translates to MEQLIENKLIKANDVFSVWRKVPFEEKQKLIAKAAEILKNNSEKFGRIITTEMNKPISESIAEVEKCALMMNYYADAENILKPEKIASEFAYSEVHYAPKGVILGVMPWNFPFWQVLRFAVPAILAGNTVVLKHASICFGSGNAIEEVLLEAGFPEGIFQNLEVGHKAVKEILEHDAVKGVSLTGSGKAGGEVASIAGLNIKKSLLELGGSDAFIIFEDGDLEAAAKAGAKSRLQNCGQTCTAAKRFIIDEKIEEQFLPIFIEEYKKYEIGDPLNKETKLAGMARPDLADELEAQFNRALENGAEIILPLERISENEFKPGLIRVQEGNPILKEELFGPLGMVMIAKNAEEALQIANDIPFGLSNSVWTKDKDRQLFFIENLESGTVNINRMTSSDPRFPFGGSKASGYGTELSLLALKEFVTAKTIVGN, encoded by the coding sequence ATGGAACAATTAATTGAAAACAAGCTTATTAAAGCAAATGACGTGTTTTCAGTGTGGCGAAAAGTGCCGTTTGAAGAAAAGCAGAAGTTAATCGCAAAAGCCGCAGAAATATTAAAAAATAATTCAGAGAAATTTGGAAGGATCATTACTACGGAAATGAATAAGCCTATTTCGGAATCCATTGCTGAGGTGGAGAAATGTGCTTTAATGATGAATTATTATGCTGATGCTGAAAATATTTTAAAACCCGAAAAAATAGCATCCGAATTTGCTTATTCTGAAGTTCATTACGCTCCGAAAGGAGTAATTCTTGGGGTAATGCCCTGGAATTTTCCTTTTTGGCAGGTATTGAGATTTGCAGTTCCTGCCATCTTAGCAGGAAATACAGTAGTTTTAAAACATGCTTCAATTTGTTTCGGAAGTGGAAATGCCATTGAAGAAGTTTTGTTGGAAGCAGGTTTTCCGGAAGGTATTTTCCAGAACCTTGAAGTAGGACACAAAGCTGTAAAAGAAATTCTTGAACATGACGCTGTAAAAGGGGTAAGTCTTACAGGAAGTGGAAAAGCAGGAGGAGAAGTAGCATCTATCGCCGGACTCAATATCAAAAAATCTTTATTGGAATTAGGAGGAAGTGATGCATTTATCATTTTTGAAGACGGAGATCTTGAAGCAGCGGCAAAAGCAGGCGCAAAATCTAGACTTCAAAACTGTGGACAAACTTGTACAGCAGCCAAAAGATTTATTATTGACGAAAAGATCGAAGAACAATTTTTACCCATCTTCATTGAAGAATACAAAAAATATGAAATCGGAGATCCTTTAAATAAAGAAACTAAATTAGCAGGAATGGCAAGACCAGACCTAGCCGATGAATTAGAAGCTCAATTCAATAGAGCGTTGGAAAATGGAGCTGAAATCATTCTTCCATTAGAAAGAATTTCAGAAAACGAATTTAAACCAGGTTTAATTAGAGTACAGGAAGGAAATCCAATTCTAAAAGAAGAACTTTTTGGCCCTCTTGGAATGGTAATGATTGCAAAAAATGCTGAAGAAGCTTTACAGATTGCTAATGATATTCCTTTCGGACTTTCAAACTCAGTTTGGACAAAAGACAAAGATCGTCAGTTATTCTTTATTGAAAACCTTGAATCAGGAACCGTGAATATCAACAGAATGACCAGTTCAGACCCGCGTTTCCCATTTGGTGGATCAAAGGCCTCCGGATATGGAACAGAGCTTTCTTTACTAGCTTTAAAAGAGTTTGTGACAGCAAAGACGATTGTAGGTAATTAA
- the pyk gene encoding pyruvate kinase: MNKYLKKTKIIATLGPASSSKEVMLDLMKAGVDIFRINFSHADYDLVRKNIEIIRELNNEYGYSVGILGDLQGPKLRVGVVKEGSYLNPGDILTFTNEKMEGDSTKVYMTYQQFPQDVKAGERILIDDGKLVLEVIETNEIDTVKAKTIQGGPLSSKKGVNLPNTVVSLPALTEKDIQDANFMLDMEVDWIALSFVRHAQDIIDLKELISKHPNGKFKTPIIAKIEKPEGVKNIEEILLECDGLMVARGDLGVEVPMEEVPAIQKNLVEKARFYSKPVIIATQMMETMINSLTPTRAEVNDVANSVLDGADAVMLSGETSVGRYPVQVVENMAKIVKNIETTHFYQHKNEPIEKDYNCIDERFITNRVCLAAVRIAKTTNVSAIVTLTHSGYTAFQLAAHRPNSQIIVYSGNKRVITMLNLLWGVHAYYYDMKKSTDETIIQVNMLTHNYGYIETGDFVININATPSYEGGKTNTLRLTTV, translated from the coding sequence ATGAATAAGTATTTAAAGAAGACAAAAATTATCGCAACACTAGGGCCTGCTTCATCATCGAAGGAGGTAATGTTAGATCTAATGAAGGCGGGTGTTGATATTTTCAGAATAAATTTTTCCCATGCAGATTACGACTTAGTTCGAAAAAATATTGAAATAATTAGAGAACTAAACAATGAGTACGGGTATTCAGTGGGTATTCTAGGTGACCTTCAAGGCCCTAAGTTAAGAGTAGGTGTTGTAAAAGAAGGATCTTACCTGAATCCAGGGGACATCCTTACCTTTACGAATGAAAAGATGGAGGGAGATTCCACCAAGGTATACATGACCTACCAACAATTCCCACAAGACGTAAAAGCAGGGGAAAGAATCCTTATCGATGATGGTAAGCTGGTATTGGAGGTTATTGAAACCAACGAAATCGATACTGTAAAAGCTAAAACGATTCAAGGGGGGCCACTAAGCTCTAAGAAAGGAGTTAACCTTCCTAATACGGTTGTATCTCTTCCTGCATTGACAGAAAAGGATATTCAGGATGCTAATTTCATGCTTGATATGGAAGTAGACTGGATTGCTCTTTCTTTCGTACGTCATGCTCAGGATATTATTGATTTGAAAGAATTAATTTCAAAACATCCAAATGGTAAATTCAAAACACCGATCATCGCGAAGATTGAAAAACCAGAAGGGGTAAAAAATATTGAAGAAATCTTATTGGAATGTGATGGACTAATGGTTGCTCGTGGTGACCTTGGTGTGGAGGTTCCAATGGAAGAGGTTCCTGCTATCCAGAAAAACCTTGTAGAAAAAGCGAGATTCTACTCTAAGCCGGTAATCATTGCTACTCAGATGATGGAAACAATGATCAATAGCTTAACGCCAACCAGAGCGGAAGTAAATGATGTTGCTAACTCTGTATTGGATGGTGCTGATGCGGTAATGCTTTCAGGAGAAACTTCTGTAGGTAGATATCCGGTACAAGTGGTAGAAAACATGGCTAAGATTGTGAAAAACATTGAAACCACTCACTTCTACCAACACAAGAATGAGCCTATTGAAAAGGACTATAACTGCATCGATGAGAGATTCATTACGAACAGGGTATGTCTTGCAGCTGTAAGAATTGCAAAAACTACAAATGTTTCTGCCATTGTTACGTTAACTCATTCTGGATATACAGCTTTTCAGTTAGCCGCTCACAGACCCAATTCTCAGATCATTGTTTACAGTGGAAACAAAAGAGTCATTACTATGCTGAACCTTCTTTGGGGTGTTCACGCGTATTATTATGATATGAAAAAGTCTACTGATGAAACGATCATCCAGGTAAATATGTTAACGCATAACTACGGTTATATCGAAACTGGTGACTTTGTAATCAACATCAATGCTACTCCATCATATGAAGGAGGTAAGACGAATACACTTAGATTAACAACGGTGTAA
- a CDS encoding IPExxxVDY family protein — translation MEIQKLYDLDDIEFEDIAIGLVRLAKDIPAHEFFYKINQLNNLSFSRKKDMVLHGDYYDYLFPRFEAYHKFSKTCFTFISNKSSESKQKKVQTELFTEEENIKFLLNNQVDVEYILHSSEQFPDFSVILLPENLVFPIQDYTLSSEEELYQIIQYYE, via the coding sequence TTGGAAATTCAAAAACTTTATGATCTGGATGATATAGAATTTGAAGATATTGCCATAGGATTGGTAAGATTAGCAAAAGATATACCCGCTCATGAGTTTTTCTACAAAATAAATCAACTTAACAATCTCAGTTTTTCAAGAAAAAAAGACATGGTCTTACATGGGGATTATTATGACTATTTATTTCCAAGGTTTGAAGCCTATCACAAGTTTTCTAAGACTTGTTTCACCTTTATTTCAAATAAATCTTCTGAAAGTAAACAAAAAAAAGTTCAAACCGAGCTCTTTACAGAAGAAGAAAACATTAAATTTTTATTAAATAATCAGGTAGATGTAGAATATATTCTGCATAGTTCGGAACAGTTTCCTGATTTTTCCGTAATTTTGCTCCCTGAAAATCTTGTTTTTCCAATTCAAGATTATACACTGAGTTCTGAAGAGGAACTTTATCAAATTATCCAGTATTATGAATAA
- the rnc gene encoding ribonuclease III, with the protein MELQKYFSKFLLKKRKRQLTERDYFLSTELRKVLGAEVQNMALYREAFSLKNSSKNQDINYERLEFLGDSVLGTIISCHLFQTYPQANEGYLTQMKSKIVNRKNLNKLGEDLKLTDLLQKQNNSSALGENISGNLFEALIGAIYLDFHYDACRRIILEKLLTPSEINKLENKIVSYKGLLLEWSQKKKVNIKYETCEEIQANKAIMFRCHVWLGDEKIANATETSKKKAEEKAAQRAFYILNKKENILGNSKTL; encoded by the coding sequence ATGGAGTTACAGAAATACTTTTCTAAATTCCTTCTCAAAAAAAGAAAAAGACAACTAACGGAAAGAGATTATTTTCTCAGTACCGAGCTTAGAAAAGTTTTAGGTGCAGAGGTACAAAATATGGCTCTTTACCGCGAGGCTTTTTCTTTAAAAAATTCTTCTAAAAATCAAGACATTAATTACGAAAGGCTTGAATTTTTGGGAGATTCTGTTTTGGGTACAATTATTTCTTGTCATTTGTTCCAGACCTATCCTCAGGCTAATGAAGGATATCTGACTCAAATGAAATCTAAGATTGTTAATAGGAAAAATCTTAATAAATTAGGGGAAGACCTTAAGCTTACCGATCTTCTGCAAAAGCAGAATAATTCTTCAGCTCTAGGGGAGAATATTTCCGGCAATTTATTTGAGGCTTTAATCGGTGCTATTTATCTGGATTTCCATTATGATGCTTGTAGAAGAATCATTTTGGAAAAACTACTGACGCCTTCTGAAATTAACAAACTTGAGAACAAAATTGTCAGCTATAAAGGGCTGCTACTTGAATGGAGTCAGAAGAAGAAGGTAAATATAAAGTACGAAACCTGCGAGGAAATACAGGCCAATAAAGCAATTATGTTCCGTTGTCATGTATGGCTTGGGGATGAAAAGATTGCCAACGCTACAGAAACCTCCAAGAAAAAGGCTGAAGAAAAGGCAGCACAAAGGGCTTTTTATATTTTAAATAAAAAAGAAAATATACTTGGAAATTCAAAAACTTTATGA
- a CDS encoding acyl carrier protein, translated as MSDIASRVKAIIADKLDVEETEVTPEASFTNDLGADSLDTVELIMEFEKEFNIQIPDDQAEKITTVGHAIAYIEEVVNK; from the coding sequence ATGTCAGACATTGCATCAAGAGTAAAAGCTATCATCGCTGATAAGCTTGACGTTGAAGAAACAGAAGTAACTCCTGAAGCTAGCTTCACTAACGATTTAGGAGCAGATTCACTAGATACAGTTGAGTTAATCATGGAATTTGAAAAAGAATTTAACATTCAGATCCCTGATGACCAAGCTGAAAAAATTACTACTGTAGGGCACGCTATCGCTTACATCGAAGAAGTAGTAAATAAATAA
- the catB gene encoding type B chloramphenicol O-acetyltransferase has translation MKNFFESPFKGKIIQDHIQNPNIIAGKYSYYSGYYHGHSFDDCARYLPPDRNDVDKLIIGSYCSIGSGASFIMCGNQGHRYDWISSFPFFYMSEVECFQESKDAFKAAGDTIVGNDVWIGTEAMIMAGVKIGDGAVIGSRALVTKDVEPYTIVGGNPARPIRKRFSEHHIALLLEMRWWEWDESILRKAISIICSENIDELYEFFKRLE, from the coding sequence ATGAAAAATTTCTTTGAAAGTCCTTTTAAAGGCAAAATCATACAAGACCATATTCAAAACCCTAATATTATCGCTGGTAAATATTCCTATTACTCCGGATATTACCATGGTCATTCCTTTGATGACTGTGCCCGATATCTGCCTCCTGACAGAAATGATGTAGATAAACTGATTATTGGTTCCTATTGTTCTATTGGAAGTGGTGCCAGCTTTATCATGTGTGGAAATCAGGGACATCGATATGATTGGATATCAAGCTTTCCCTTCTTTTATATGTCTGAAGTAGAATGTTTCCAAGAGAGTAAAGATGCTTTCAAAGCGGCAGGAGACACTATTGTTGGAAATGATGTTTGGATTGGAACGGAAGCTATGATCATGGCAGGTGTTAAAATCGGAGATGGAGCCGTCATTGGAAGCCGGGCATTGGTGACAAAAGATGTTGAGCCTTATACTATTGTAGGGGGTAATCCTGCAAGACCAATCAGAAAAAGGTTTAGTGAGCATCATATAGCATTGCTACTTGAAATGAGATGGTGGGAGTGGGATGAAAGTATTTTGAGGAAAGCAATTTCAATAATTTGCTCTGAGAATATTGATGAGCTGTATGAATTTTTTAAACGACTTGAATAA
- a CDS encoding T9SS type A sorting domain-containing protein: MKKNYVIALLLGAVCGVSAQKVMWQKDIKSSTQDFLSQVITTIDQQYLITGSSIQSDKQQTSGNKQNNGYDFHLVKLNQQGEEDWEKFFSGNNHDYLSATVNTQDGGFLLAGTSYSGKALDKKEGSKGGSDIWLIRINEFGDEIWQKTLGTSSDEEAKAVIQSTDLGFFIAGNMQNSPKGYGSKDVWIIRLDKDGKELSQLVLGGRGLDEVEKMIPTKDGGALLGIYSRSPEVTGDTPRETNSASEPRITNPISRIAKSTENFGEGDYWIVKLDKNGKVEWEKNFGGKADDHIRTLALTSNGYIIGGESRSERSGNKTVGIEEGTDLWVIALNERGDEQWQKSYNFKNRDILMGMSVIHSSDDKSSKGILLGGYTQAEGRVEKDDETFWMLYLDGNGNEQWRKHVSGESRQKEERLSDLKLNRDGSIVLAGTSGKELGKENWKVVKLGDKQVNDLIEKYDIKIYPNPVSDYAYVEIGFDFKDADILVYDMSGRQIQNLKTKNKVTKINTQPLVQGAYLVTIKTDTDKAASAKLIKK, translated from the coding sequence ATGAAAAAAAATTATGTCATCGCACTTTTACTTGGTGCGGTATGTGGTGTTTCTGCTCAGAAAGTCATGTGGCAAAAAGACATTAAGTCTTCTACACAGGATTTTTTAAGCCAGGTTATAACAACCATTGATCAACAGTATCTTATCACAGGAAGCTCTATTCAGAGTGACAAACAACAAACTTCAGGCAATAAGCAGAACAACGGTTACGATTTCCATTTAGTGAAATTAAATCAACAAGGAGAAGAGGATTGGGAGAAGTTTTTCTCAGGAAATAATCACGATTATTTATCAGCTACAGTAAACACTCAGGATGGAGGATTTCTTCTTGCAGGGACTTCGTATTCTGGGAAGGCTTTGGATAAAAAAGAGGGATCTAAAGGCGGATCAGATATCTGGCTGATCCGGATCAATGAATTTGGCGATGAAATCTGGCAGAAAACTTTGGGAACTTCTTCCGATGAAGAAGCTAAAGCAGTGATTCAAAGTACCGATTTAGGTTTTTTTATTGCCGGAAATATGCAAAATTCGCCCAAGGGCTATGGTTCTAAAGATGTCTGGATCATCAGGCTGGACAAAGATGGAAAAGAATTGTCTCAACTCGTATTAGGCGGCAGAGGTTTAGATGAAGTAGAGAAAATGATTCCGACGAAAGATGGTGGAGCTTTATTGGGAATTTATTCCAGAAGTCCAGAGGTAACTGGAGATACGCCTCGCGAAACAAACTCAGCTTCCGAACCTCGTATCACGAATCCCATATCTCGCATTGCAAAGTCCACAGAAAACTTTGGTGAAGGCGACTATTGGATCGTTAAACTGGATAAAAATGGAAAAGTAGAATGGGAAAAGAACTTTGGGGGTAAAGCAGACGATCATATCAGAACCCTGGCTTTAACTTCAAATGGCTACATCATTGGTGGTGAATCCCGTTCCGAAAGATCAGGCAACAAAACCGTAGGCATTGAAGAAGGCACAGACCTATGGGTGATCGCTCTTAATGAAAGAGGGGATGAACAATGGCAAAAGTCCTACAACTTTAAAAATCGTGATATCCTGATGGGAATGAGCGTGATTCACTCATCGGATGACAAATCTTCAAAAGGAATTTTGTTAGGCGGTTATACCCAGGCAGAAGGAAGAGTAGAAAAGGATGATGAGACCTTCTGGATGCTGTATCTGGATGGAAACGGAAACGAGCAATGGCGAAAACATGTGAGTGGAGAATCCAGACAGAAAGAAGAAAGGCTTTCAGATCTGAAACTCAACAGAGATGGTTCTATTGTTCTTGCCGGAACCAGTGGGAAAGAATTGGGTAAAGAAAACTGGAAAGTTGTAAAACTGGGGGATAAGCAGGTCAATGATCTGATCGAAAAATATGATATCAAGATCTATCCGAATCCTGTATCCGATTATGCCTATGTAGAAATCGGCTTTGACTTTAAGGACGCTGATATTCTTGTGTATGATATGAGCGGAAGGCAAATTCAAAATTTAAAAACTAAAAATAAAGTAACCAAAATCAATACTCAACCCCTGGTGCAGGGAGCTTATCTGGTAACAATAAAAACAGATACAGACAAAGCAGCCAGTGCAAAACTGATTAAGAAATAA